GGGAAATCGATGGGACGGCAAGCGTCAAGAACGGCAACGGCAGCACACACATCGTGGACGCCGCCGGCGAACTCCGCGTCAGTGCCGCCAACGGAGACGTGGCCCTTGAACGGGCCGGTGCGGCCACAACCATCAAGGCCTCCAACGGAGACATCAGCATCGGCGAGGTGGCCCGCGGGACCCTCACGCTCCAGTCTGCTGCAGGCTCACTGGCCATCGGTGTCCGCGAAGGCAGCGCCGCCTGGCTGGACCTCAGCACCAAATACGGCCGCGTCCGCAACGGACTCGACGCTTCCTCCGGGCCCGGCGAAACGGACGCGAAAGTGGAGATCCGTGCCCGCAGCGCCTACGGCGACATCACCGTGCGGCGCTCCCCTGTTCCAACCGCTTAGGGCTCCAACCGCTTAGGGCTCCAACCGCTTAGGGCCCCAACTTGGGGCCACCACCACCAAAGGCAGGAAAGATCATGGCAAGTACCACTCCTGCGGCCATCGCTGTGGCCGGGTTGCGTAAGGCGTACGGCAGCAAGCAAGTCCTCGACGGCGTTGACCTCACCGTCCCGGCCGGCACCATCTTTGCCCTCCTTGGCCCCAACGGCGCCGGGAAGACCACCATCGTGCACATCCTCTCCACACTGATCTCAGCCGATGGCGGGGAGGCCGCGGTAGGAGGGTTCGACGTCGTACGCCAGGCCGATGAGGTGCGCGGCAAGATCGGCCTGACGGGTCAGTTCTCGGCCGTGGACGGCCTGCTCACCGGCGTGGAAAACCTGGCCCTGATGGGCAGGCTACGGCACCTTCCTGCGGCTGAGGTCAAGCGCCGCACGGCAGCGCTCCTTGAAAAGTTCGACCTCGTCGAGGCGGCCAGGCAGCCCCTTGCCACGTACTCCGGCGGCATGCGGCGGCGGCTCGACCTCGCCATGACCCTCATGGGCGATCCGGAGATCATCTTCCTGGATGAGCCAACCACTGGCCTGGATCCGCGCAGCCGCCGCACCATGTGGGAGATCATTCAGGGCCTTGTGGCCCGCGGCGTCACCATTTTCCTCACTACGCAATACCTGGACGAAGCCGATCAGCTTGCGGACAGGATCGCGGTGCTGGACCAAGGCCGGATCGTGGCCGAGGGAACCCCTGCCGAGCTCAAGCGGCTGGTGCCCGGCGGGCACCTCCGCCTCACGTTCGGTGACCTGGCCGCTTTGGAGCGGGCCGCCGTCGTGCTCGATCCAAACAACCGCGACGACGATTCCCTCACCTTGGAAGTGGCCGGCGACGACGGCGTCCGGTCCTTGAAGGAGGTGCTGGACCGCCTGGAGCGCGCCGCCGTCGAGGTGGTCGACCTGTCCGTCCAGACACCCAACCTGGACGATGTGTTCCTCGCCCTCACCAGCCAGAAGGAGAACGCACGATGAGCACCATCAGCCATGCAGCCTCCGACGCGTCAACCATGCTGCGCCGGAACCTCAAACACGTGCAGCGCTACCCCTCTATCCCGCTGTTCGTCGCGGGAACCCCGATCATCTTCCTGCTGCTCTTTGTGTATGTTCTCGGCGGGACGCTGGGTTCAGGACTGGGCGGCGGCAGGGATGACTACCTTGCGTACATCGTGCCGGGCGTCCTGATGCTGGCCCTCACCGGGGGTGCGACGGGCACCGCAATCTCGGTGGCCACGGACATGACGGAGGGCATCGTGGCACGCTTCCGCACCATGGCGATCTCCAGGGGCGCCGTGCTCACAGGCCACGTCCTGGGCAGCCTCATCCAAACCATGGCCGCCGTCCTGCTGGTGGCCGCCGTGGCCGTGCTGATCGGCTTCCGGCCCACCGGTTCCCCGGCGGGCTGGCTCGGAGCCCTGGGCGTGCTGACGCTCATCGCGTTCTCCGTGACGTGGTTGTCCGTGGCCATGGGCATCAACGCCAAGAGCGTCGAAACGGCCAGCAACCAGCCCATGATCTTCCTGCTGATGCCGTTCCTTGGCAGTGGGTTCGTGCCCACGGACTCCATGCCGGACGTCCTGCGCTGGTTCGCCGACGTGCAGCCCTTCACGCCCTTCATCGAAGCCGTCCGGGGACTCCTGATGGGCACACCCGTGCAGGCCGGCACCATGCTCGCGACACTTATCTGGTGCGCAGCCATGAGCGTGGGCGGGTATGTATGGGCGCTGTGGCTCTACAACCGCAAGTCCGTCCGGGCCT
This genomic window from Arthrobacter sp. 24S4-2 contains:
- a CDS encoding ATP-binding cassette domain-containing protein; translation: MASTTPAAIAVAGLRKAYGSKQVLDGVDLTVPAGTIFALLGPNGAGKTTIVHILSTLISADGGEAAVGGFDVVRQADEVRGKIGLTGQFSAVDGLLTGVENLALMGRLRHLPAAEVKRRTAALLEKFDLVEAARQPLATYSGGMRRRLDLAMTLMGDPEIIFLDEPTTGLDPRSRRTMWEIIQGLVARGVTIFLTTQYLDEADQLADRIAVLDQGRIVAEGTPAELKRLVPGGHLRLTFGDLAALERAAVVLDPNNRDDDSLTLEVAGDDGVRSLKEVLDRLERAAVEVVDLSVQTPNLDDVFLALTSQKENAR
- a CDS encoding ABC transporter permease, translating into MSTISHAASDASTMLRRNLKHVQRYPSIPLFVAGTPIIFLLLFVYVLGGTLGSGLGGGRDDYLAYIVPGVLMLALTGGATGTAISVATDMTEGIVARFRTMAISRGAVLTGHVLGSLIQTMAAVLLVAAVAVLIGFRPTGSPAGWLGALGVLTLIAFSVTWLSVAMGINAKSVETASNQPMIFLLMPFLGSGFVPTDSMPDVLRWFADVQPFTPFIEAVRGLLMGTPVQAGTMLATLIWCAAMSVGGYVWALWLYNRKSVRA